The following are encoded in a window of Calonectris borealis chromosome 17, bCalBor7.hap1.2, whole genome shotgun sequence genomic DNA:
- the RAE1 gene encoding mRNA export factor RAE1: protein MSLFGSTSGFGTGGTSMFGSTTADNHNPMKDIEVTSPPDDSISCLAFSPPTLPGNFLIAGSWANDVRCWEVQDNGQTIPKAQQMHTGPVLDGCWSDDGSKVFTASCDKTAKMWDLNSNQAIQIAQHDAPVKTIHWIKAPNYSCVMTGSWDKTLKFWDTRSPTPMMTLQLPERCYCADVVHPMAAVATAERGLIVYQLENQPSEFRRIESPLKHQHRCVAIFKDKVNKPTGFALGSIEGRVAIHYINPPNPAKDNFTFKCHRSNGTNTSAPQDIYAVNGIAFHPVHGTLATVGSDGRFSFWDKDARTKLKTSEQLDQPISACCFNHNGNIFAYASSYDWSKGHEFYNPQKKNYIFLRNAAEELKPRNKK from the exons ATGAGTCTGTTTGGATCAACATCAGGGTTTGGTACTGGAGGTACCAGCATGTTCGGCAGCACGACTGCGGATAACCATAATCCAATGAAG gATATTGAAGTAACATCTCCACCTGATGACAGCATATCTTGTTTAGCATTTAGTCCGCCAACATTGCCGGGTAATTTCCTCATTGCAGGATCATGGGCAAATGAT GTTCGCTGCTGGGAAGTTCAAGATAATGGGCAGACAATTCCGAAGGCTCAGCAGATGCACACAGGGCCTGTACTAGATGGCTGCTGGAGTGAT GATGGGAGTAAAGTATTTACTGCTTCCTGTGATAAAACTGCCAAAATGTGGGATCTCAACAGTAATCAAGCTATTCAGATTGCACAA catgatGCTCCTGTGAAGACTATCCATTGGATTAAAGCACCAAATTATAGCTGTGTGATGACAGGAAGCTGGGATAAGACTTTGAAG TTCTGGGATACCCGTTCACCAACACCTATGATGACATTGCAGCTCCCTGAAAGATGTTATTGTGCGGATGTG GTTCATCCTATGGCTGCTGTGGCCACTGCAGAAAGGGGTTTGATAGTTTATCAGTTAGAGAATCAACCTTCTGAATTTAGAAGAATAGAATCTCCTCTTAAACACCAG CATCGCTGTGttgctatttttaaagacaaagtgAACAAACCTACTGGATTTGCCCTTGGAAGTATTGAAGGAAGAGTAGCTATTCATTATATCAACCCCCCAAATCC TGCAAAAgataatttcacttttaaatgtcATCGCTCCAATGGAACAAACACATCAGCACCTCAGGATATCTATGCT GTAAATGGGATAGCATTTCACCCTGTCCATGGTACTCTTGCAACAGTAGGATCTGATGGTAGATTCAGCTTTTGGGATAAAGATGCACGAACGAAGCTGAAAACATCAGAACAACTTGACCAGCCGATATCTGCTTGTTGTTTCAACCATAATGGCAATATATTTGCATATGCTTCCAGTTATGATTGGTCAAAG ggtCACGAATTTTACaatccacaaaagaaaaattacatttttctgcgAAATGCAGCAGAAGAATTAAAGCCTAGGAATAAGAAGTAG